In Vibrio echinoideorum, the following proteins share a genomic window:
- the istA gene encoding IS21 family transposase, with protein MAKKRTPMNKIKEVLRLKYDCGLSNRGIASCLKLGPSTVSELLTRFKQSQLGWPLPDSCSDADLTQTLYHGKKVSRDKVMPDFTQYAVELRRKGMTKMLLWQEYHEQYQEQAYAYTQFCEHFTRWFKTQKRSMRQLHVAGDKLFIDYCGPRLQVVNPDTGEVREAEVFVATLGASNYTYVEAFPSQGKPYWLEAHANAFEHFGGVPQLLVPDNLRSAVTKANRYEPRLNDSYQKLANHYQTAVMPARPYKPKDKAKAENAVLLVERWIMMRLRHQAFHTFKELNLAIRELMNELNQREMKQYGASRQALFDKLDKPALKPLPRQRYLYTETKRAKVGPDYHIEYRRHYYSVPHQLVGHHVELEASNRLVQIYHQGNLVAQHPRSQRERGNSTQPEHMPSNHQHQKWSPGRLLSWGANIGPATREVVNKMLNSKPHPEQSYRSCLGLLSLSKTYGESRLEQACKDALMLTKSNYTFISNLLKNNREGQLSKDNTSTPNLVHSNVRGPNSYH; from the coding sequence ATGGCCAAAAAGAGAACTCCAATGAACAAAATCAAAGAGGTATTACGCCTTAAATACGACTGCGGTCTCTCAAATCGTGGTATCGCTTCTTGCCTTAAACTCGGCCCGTCCACCGTATCAGAACTCCTTACTCGCTTTAAACAAAGCCAACTTGGTTGGCCTCTACCCGACAGTTGCAGCGATGCAGATCTCACACAGACGCTGTATCACGGCAAGAAAGTCAGTCGAGATAAAGTTATGCCAGACTTCACTCAATACGCAGTCGAACTCAGGCGTAAAGGTATGACAAAGATGCTGCTCTGGCAGGAGTATCATGAGCAATATCAAGAGCAAGCTTACGCTTACACTCAGTTCTGCGAGCACTTCACTCGTTGGTTCAAAACCCAAAAACGCAGCATGCGCCAGCTTCATGTTGCAGGTGATAAACTGTTTATCGATTACTGTGGGCCTCGGCTTCAGGTGGTCAACCCTGACACAGGCGAAGTGCGCGAAGCGGAGGTGTTCGTCGCGACTTTAGGCGCGTCCAATTACACTTATGTTGAAGCCTTCCCCAGCCAAGGGAAGCCCTACTGGTTAGAGGCGCATGCGAATGCGTTCGAACACTTCGGTGGCGTACCACAACTCTTAGTTCCCGATAACCTACGCAGCGCAGTCACCAAAGCCAATCGTTATGAGCCGAGACTGAACGACAGCTATCAAAAGCTGGCTAATCACTATCAAACAGCCGTGATGCCTGCTCGCCCCTACAAACCGAAAGACAAAGCCAAGGCAGAGAATGCCGTGCTCCTAGTAGAACGCTGGATCATGATGCGGTTGCGACACCAAGCCTTCCACACTTTTAAAGAGTTGAATCTCGCCATCCGTGAACTCATGAATGAGTTAAATCAGCGTGAGATGAAACAGTATGGCGCCAGCCGCCAAGCGCTGTTCGATAAACTCGACAAACCTGCATTAAAGCCACTGCCTAGGCAGCGTTACCTGTATACCGAAACTAAACGAGCCAAAGTTGGCCCTGACTATCACATCGAATATCGCCGTCATTACTACTCGGTTCCCCATCAACTTGTTGGTCACCATGTCGAGTTGGAAGCCTCTAATCGCCTGGTGCAGATCTACCATCAAGGTAACTTGGTGGCCCAGCATCCACGTAGCCAAAGAGAGCGAGGAAACAGCACCCAACCAGAGCACATGCCAAGCAACCATCAACATCAGAAGTGGTCGCCAGGGCGCTTGCTTAGCTGGGGAGCCAATATCGGCCCAGCCACACGAGAAGTCGTCAATAAGATGCTGAACTCCAAGCCTCATCCAGAGCAGTCTTATCGTTCCTGCCTTGGCTTGCTCAGCCTCAGTAAAACCTATGGCGAATCGCGCCTAGAGCAAGCCTGTAAAGATGCGCTGATGCTGACAAAATCCAATTACACCTTCATCAGCAATTTGTTGAAAAACAATCGTGAAGGACAACTGAGTAAAGACAACACGAGTACGCCAAATCTTGTTCATAGCAATGTTCGTGGCCCGAACAGTTATCACTAG
- a CDS encoding TniB family NTP-binding protein gives MNETREARISKAKRAFVSTPSVTKILGYMDRCRDLSDFESEPTCMMVFGASGVGKTTVIKKYLSQNNRDSKVRGEIVPVLHIELPDNAKPIDAARELLLEMGDPLALYDTDLARLTKKLTDLIPLAGVKLIIIDEFQHLVEERSNRILTQVGNWLKMILNRTKCPIVLFGMPYSKVVLKANSQLHGRFSIQCELRPFSYQGGEGVFKKFLENLDKLLPFVKEAGLAEKNLQKKLYAFSEGNMRSLRNLIYQASVNAIDNHRATIIYEDLVFSAELTCSNKPYTWKNPFENGVKVTEEMLRPPPKDIGWEDYLKNINSRSKSKLNGGNMFE, from the coding sequence ATGAATGAAACTCGAGAAGCGCGCATCTCAAAAGCCAAAAGAGCATTTGTATCAACGCCGAGTGTTACGAAAATTTTGGGCTATATGGATAGATGTAGGGATTTGTCAGATTTTGAATCCGAGCCAACTTGTATGATGGTCTTTGGTGCATCGGGAGTAGGCAAGACGACGGTTATCAAAAAATATTTAAGTCAAAATAATCGGGATTCTAAAGTGCGAGGAGAGATAGTTCCTGTTCTGCATATCGAATTACCAGACAATGCGAAGCCTATTGATGCAGCAAGAGAGTTGTTGCTTGAAATGGGTGACCCATTAGCGCTTTATGATACTGATCTGGCTAGGTTGACGAAAAAACTGACTGACTTGATACCTTTGGCTGGTGTTAAGTTGATCATTATTGATGAATTTCAGCACTTAGTTGAAGAGAGGTCAAATCGCATTCTTACACAAGTAGGCAATTGGCTCAAAATGATACTCAATAGAACGAAGTGCCCAATTGTTCTTTTTGGTATGCCGTATTCTAAGGTTGTATTGAAAGCAAACTCACAACTGCATGGACGATTCTCAATTCAGTGTGAACTCCGCCCATTTAGCTATCAAGGTGGTGAAGGTGTATTCAAAAAATTTCTGGAAAATCTTGATAAATTATTACCTTTTGTCAAAGAGGCTGGGTTAGCAGAGAAAAACCTTCAGAAAAAACTATATGCTTTTTCTGAAGGTAATATGCGTTCGCTGAGAAACCTCATCTATCAAGCATCGGTTAATGCCATTGATAATCATCGGGCCACGATTATTTATGAAGATCTAGTTTTTTCTGCTGAGCTCACATGTAGTAACAAGCCCTACACATGGAAAAACCCTTTTGAAAACGGAGTCAAGGTGACGGAGGAAATGTTGCGTCCTCCACCAAAGGATATTGGATGGGAGGATTATCTGAAAAACATTAATTCAAGATCAAAAAGTAAGCTTAATGGTGGGAACATGTTTGAGTAA
- a CDS encoding antitoxin Xre/MbcA/ParS toxin-binding domain-containing protein: MNKETKKNFDRVFQEALALFGSEEATHYWLKHPVRGLSNKRPIDMLSTTEDTQVVISLIGRLEHGVFS; the protein is encoded by the coding sequence GTGAATAAAGAAACGAAAAAGAATTTTGATAGAGTATTTCAGGAAGCACTAGCGCTGTTTGGAAGTGAAGAAGCTACTCATTACTGGCTTAAACACCCAGTTAGAGGACTAAGTAACAAACGGCCAATTGACATGCTTTCAACAACTGAAGACACTCAAGTCGTAATTAGTTTAATCGGTCGTTTAGAGCACGGAGTGTTTTCGTGA
- the istB gene encoding IS21-like element ISVch3 family helper ATPase IstB has translation MNALNDQLKTLRLSHVAKALEQQQEQLTTYAELDFEERLSLLLESEILNRNQSKIQRLKRQAKLRVDAQPSQLIYKEGRNLNRKQMSELLTGSYLYKHQNILVTGPTGAGKTYLACALATSACDQQQTVKYYRLTRLLDDLTAGRLDGSYQKQLQSLAKKTLLILDDWGMEKLTQEHAGHLLEVLEERYQNSSTIVISQLPVREWYNMIGNATVADALMDRLVHNSHRIELGGESMRKLAQSDHLE, from the coding sequence ATGAATGCACTGAACGACCAACTCAAAACCCTACGCTTGAGCCATGTAGCGAAAGCATTAGAGCAGCAGCAAGAGCAACTGACCACCTACGCAGAACTGGACTTCGAGGAAAGGCTAAGCCTACTTCTGGAAAGCGAGATCTTGAATCGCAATCAGAGCAAAATCCAACGCTTAAAACGACAAGCCAAGCTGAGAGTAGATGCGCAGCCGAGCCAACTCATCTATAAGGAGGGACGAAACCTCAATCGTAAACAGATGAGCGAACTTCTGACGGGCAGTTATCTATACAAACACCAGAACATCTTGGTTACAGGCCCAACAGGCGCAGGCAAAACGTATCTTGCCTGCGCACTGGCAACCAGCGCCTGTGACCAACAACAAACGGTTAAGTACTACCGATTAACTCGCTTGCTTGACGACCTGACCGCTGGTCGTCTGGATGGTAGCTATCAAAAGCAACTCCAATCGCTGGCTAAGAAAACCTTACTGATCCTCGACGACTGGGGGATGGAAAAACTCACTCAAGAGCATGCGGGTCACTTATTAGAAGTGCTGGAAGAGCGTTATCAAAACAGCAGCACAATCGTCATCAGCCAGTTACCTGTAAGGGAGTGGTACAACATGATCGGCAACGCCACCGTCGCGGACGCGCTAATGGATCGGTTAGTACACAATAGTCATAGAATAGAACTGGGAGGTGAGTCAATGAGAAAACTGGCGCAATCCGATCACTTAGAGTAA
- a CDS encoding DEAD/DEAH box helicase, which produces MAHYIQGNKHFLAQATPGAGKTFMAANLAKGLFERSMIDFVICFSPSKTVSSSIQSNFSETLQDEMDGKFGSLGTSITYQSITHLDDKFWNRLLKYRVLCVFDEIHHCGGDNNENSNVWGQLILCKIKKVATYTLALTGTPWRSNLTPVVLSSYSDPEGTIVCDYQYTLAQAVQDGVCRKPTITLIDCDKSTIKLDNHIESFNSFNELISESEINYSTILNNKPALIHILGTAVTRLKKIRSQSPYAGGLIVATSVNHAIEIASLLKNTFNQTTTIVTYKNDDSQVRIKQFRTDYTEWIVSVGMVSEGTDIPRLQVCCHLSNIKTELYFRQILGRILRMTSCPNQEAWLYTFAAPKLIEFAEEVERDIPDSCRYLRRPQKKPNQALEHIATNSNLPLSDNGDNTDTVSINFSGRIDQSGSTESESNSAEIADLTLTSFKQRVIEAFQYL; this is translated from the coding sequence ATGGCCCACTACATTCAAGGAAACAAACATTTTTTAGCACAAGCCACACCAGGTGCAGGCAAAACATTTATGGCCGCCAATCTAGCTAAAGGCTTATTTGAACGCTCTATGATCGATTTCGTTATCTGCTTTTCTCCATCAAAGACTGTGTCATCGAGTATACAAAGTAACTTCTCCGAAACACTACAAGATGAAATGGATGGAAAGTTTGGCTCTCTAGGTACATCTATCACTTACCAATCAATAACACACCTAGATGACAAGTTCTGGAATAGGCTTTTAAAATATCGTGTACTTTGTGTTTTTGATGAAATACATCACTGCGGTGGTGATAATAATGAGAACAGCAATGTCTGGGGCCAACTGATTCTATGCAAGATTAAGAAAGTAGCCACTTATACACTCGCTTTAACTGGTACACCTTGGCGTTCAAATTTGACCCCCGTTGTACTCTCGTCATACAGCGATCCTGAGGGGACGATTGTATGTGATTATCAATACACACTAGCGCAAGCTGTCCAAGACGGCGTTTGCCGTAAACCAACGATTACGCTTATTGATTGTGATAAATCCACGATTAAGTTAGATAATCATATTGAATCATTTAACTCATTCAATGAGCTTATATCTGAGAGTGAAATTAACTACTCTACTATTCTCAACAACAAACCTGCTTTGATTCATATTTTGGGAACAGCCGTTACTCGCTTGAAGAAAATTCGAAGTCAATCCCCATATGCCGGAGGCTTAATCGTAGCTACATCTGTCAATCACGCCATAGAAATAGCTTCACTACTCAAAAATACATTCAATCAAACAACCACGATAGTCACATACAAAAATGATGACTCCCAAGTCAGAATTAAACAATTTAGAACCGACTACACCGAGTGGATTGTGAGTGTTGGTATGGTCAGTGAGGGCACAGATATTCCGAGACTCCAAGTATGTTGCCATCTGAGCAACATAAAGACCGAACTCTACTTTCGCCAAATCCTTGGTCGTATACTCCGTATGACTTCATGCCCGAACCAAGAAGCATGGCTATATACTTTTGCCGCCCCAAAACTCATCGAATTTGCAGAAGAAGTTGAACGAGATATTCCAGATAGCTGTCGTTATTTGAGGAGGCCTCAGAAAAAACCAAATCAAGCACTAGAACACATAGCTACAAATTCAAATCTCCCCCTTAGTGATAATGGAGACAATACCGATACTGTCTCCATCAATTTCTCTGGACGAATTGATCAGAGTGGTAGCACAGAATCGGAAAGCAACTCTGCCGAGATCGCGGACCTAACACTGACAAGCTTTAAACAACGAGTAATTGAAGCTTTCCAATATCTTTGA
- a CDS encoding helix-turn-helix domain-containing protein, with protein sequence MKDLAKRFGAKLRGKRRDKKVSQDQLALLADIDRSYIGRIERGEVNITLEKAYQLAQVLECDVRDLLP encoded by the coding sequence ATGAAAGACTTAGCAAAGCGCTTTGGGGCCAAATTACGCGGAAAACGCAGGGATAAGAAGGTTTCTCAAGACCAACTAGCTTTGTTGGCTGATATCGATCGAAGTTATATTGGCAGGATTGAGCGTGGAGAAGTGAACATCACACTCGAAAAAGCCTATCAGCTAGCACAAGTGCTTGAGTGTGATGTGAGAGATTTATTGCCTTAA